TGTTATCATATGGAGTTAGAATAATAGTCATATGCACTGAGATCACATTTGAACCAAGTTTCTGTGATCTGCAAGTTGCTATGTGGTCAGGTTGCTGCATGATGGGTTGGattatattgttttattgcCCTTAAATTATTTGAGACCTGAGATTGGTCTTTGATGATAAGATTTGTTGTCCATTTGCTTTGTTTGTATGTTCATTTTCCTGTTTGCTGGATAACTTTATGTAGTGTAGATGTTCTTCTGTTTGGTGCTCATATGGATTGGGGCATGAAAAAGTACTTATTCTTAGCTTGAGTGTTTCTGTTATTCTCTCGCAATCTTCTCAATCACAATTTGAGCTTAATGGTTTATATCATATGATTTGGCTAAaccgttgaaaaaactacagTATATATGCCGTCATTTTCTGACAAAACCTAAGCCAAAGCCTATATTCATAGAACTGATCAGCATACCCTTCTCTGCAAATATGGCATGAGTTGTGctcctttctttccttttaaaatCCAGGAAAATTATGCCTATTTGATTTGTGATCTGGATTTGCAGCAGGAGAATGACTTTCCAAGATACTTGTGCATAAGCATGCTTCACATTTTACAGTGATGTGGCCAATTATTTCTTGTATTTGCAACTCTAAGAAATAATGGCTTAGTAGCTGCTAAAGTAGGCTTTAATCAGCCATTTTTACCCTGTTTCTAATTTCATTGCACAATTTTAGCAGCTATCTTTATGAACTCTGTTTTTGCCTCggtgtatttttttattttattttaaaaaaaccctaTCAAAATGCTCAAACTGCAAAATGATTTGGCTCTGGCTCTGAGTTATTGTTTTGTCtattgttttctcttctcaaaacagatcaaacattaacaaacaaaacaaacacaagctccttaataaataaaagcaatttaaacctttttatcactaaaaaaaaagaaaaaaaaaacctttgtatcacattaaaatactttttcaatctaaaaacaaaaaacattgtTCAAAACACGTTAACAAATAGAGGCTTTGATTTTTAACTTGTTTACTctaaaatgagtaattctatataCCATGTACACTAACATTTCACTAGCTTGATGTGATGGTATCCATCACtctttatattgtttttttgtgttttttttttgttcaaataagGGCTTTTAGTATGTTGAGACTGGATATggtgtagtatatatatatactcctttAAAATAGAATGACCTTCActatttatttgaatttcttATTAGTCTAATGGTGGTTTCCGTTTGTGAAAATAGTTGTAAAGTTactaacttaaaaaaaaaaaaaacagaaaaaagaaaagaggctAAAATAAGAAGAGCAGCCAGCATTACTCGAAAAATGATCATGTGAACCTAGCCTTCCATAAGTCTCAAACGTCACCGTTTTACAGCAAGGTTTTAGAAAATTAATGGTTTGTGCCCCACGCCCACAGTGCATCATCCTCTCTTCACAGCTCTCTTTCTTCATTCCTCTCTCTGCTCGACGCCTTCACACTCagacacacacaaacacacacacacacacaggcCTGGGGTCATCCAATACCACCAGAATCCGTTACCGCCGGCCACTCTAACTCCCCCCCTCCGGCGGAGAAATTCGGAGAGCTCTTCGGAGCTAGGAGCTACCCCTTCTAGGCTAAGCACCCAGATAAAAATGAAGGTACTTTCTTAACTTTCTCAATCTAAATGCTTTGGTTCGTGTTTGGTAGATAATGGGTAATGAATAATCTAATGGAATGGAAGATGGTAATGCGCATTTGAAGGGGGTGGAACGGCTGGACTTTTGGGGGGGAGGTCTAGGGTGATAGAATTTTGGATTCTGGGGTTTGAGTTCTTTAGGTGTGATTGTTGGGAACTTGTGTGCTCAACTCTTGGAGGTATGGTGGCCTTGAAGGCTGAATCACGCACACACTCTAAATCCTCAAAGTGAAATTTGATTTGCTTCCATGTTTGTCGTCTATACTCGTATTTTTCTTCCTCTCCTCTTTACTTCATGTTCTTTCCTGTGTTCAATTTGGCTTTTGGAAAATATGTTTCAGTTCactttgtttgatttatttccgctatacatatattttaaatttcctgTGAGACTCTGAATCATGGTAAAATGATTGGAGGGAAATCTTGGATcttgtagttttttattttgtttaatttctctGAAAAAGGTGGCTGGTTGTGATTCTTGTGAACAATATATTGAATGTGGATATGATTTTTAACTACTTGACCTTGGGATGTCTGATTAAACATTGAGCTGTGATATTTTGACACGGATGTGAACAGACGGGTCTATACGCACATACATGAATGCACTCATACACCTATATggaatgaaataaaatgggttGCTTTCCATCTCAATTTGTTGGTACATTATATTTGTGGTTATGGTTCATTAGAAGTGCTTATTTGGCTATACCTCTACGTAGatgattattttatgtgtttctTTTGTTCTACAGCTGTGCAGAGTTTAACATGCTTATGAATGGCTTGGAGAGGGCTTACCAAAAAGGTTAGTACTTATGTAtctgaatctttttttttttcacaagcATGTTTTCTTAGAGTTATCTTAAGTTATACCACCAATTCAAACATGCCTTGGTGATTGCACTGCACCCTCTTAATAACTTACAACCTTAGATTGATTTCACTTtgatatttaaagaaaaaaaaaaaaatgaaaacatggaaatgtatatatttttttttttctaatggtaAAATACAATATTGAGTGCATAATCTCTGGAGTATCATGCTCTTTTTCTGATCACTGGTAGAGAAATATATTGTGTTAACTTTGTAAAAGATGTGTGTGGCCTGGTTGCTTAAATTTGATTCAGTCGATGGTAGTGCATTTGGCTGTTGAAATGATGATAGATTTGACATTTGCTTATGTTAGAGAAATATATTGTGTTAACTTTGTAAAAGATGTGTGTGGCCTGGTTGCTTAAATTTGATTCAGTCGATGGTAGTGCATTTGGCTGTTGAAATGATGATAGATTTGACATTTGCTTATGTTAAAGCTAGTTGAGGTTAACCCCAAGGGATTGGCCTATGTGCTAGAGGCCTTGGTTTTGGGGTTTGCTttaaggtccaaggttcaacacctcatgggtgcaaacaattccttggggccacaccccctggtgaaaagccagcgatttaaccagttcAGTGTATggaaacttccgagggtgcTGTCCACGGGACCGGGGTTTACTTTGTAGGGGTGGGTCCTAAGGGCCCTGCCTTgtagaggttccccgacataaaaaaaaaaaaaagaagctagtTGAGATTAGGATCAATAGTCTTTATTGTCCCGTTATGTTCTTCATGTTTTGCTTGATTTGTATTGttagaaaatgattaaatagtTTAATTCATAATTTCCTATCACTTTAAGCTTTTAAGGCATTTGGCAGTTTTTCATGATCATAATCAGTGGTCTGAGTTTGAACTCTCTAGTTTATGCCTCCCAATTAAagttgaaaattctatatattaGGCTCCACTCATGCGAGGGGTGTTTGGACTCGCTAGTGAAAGGGGTGTTAGAATAATGGTTAAATGATTGAGTGTCCTATTTTTCATCTGATACTagtgctatatatatagatagatggATCTATGAATGGACTAACGAAGCCTTCTGAATTCACAGTGACCAATTTTTCATTGTGTTCTAGCCCATTAACGTTTATCCACTCTACTTATTTAGTGTGTGTCTGTATATATTATAGTGACCTGTTTTCCACTTGTTCcggcccattattttttttcctgctttatTTGCTTAATGAGAGGGTCCCATTTCCAAGTGGTTGGCTTGTTGTGACCCATTATGGTCCATTTGCACATTCCAGTTTTTCCCGGCGTATCAATTCAGATGATTctatttttcaatcttttttgtTGACAATTAATTCCTATATACTTTGACTTTTCCTTTTGGGATCTTAGGTATTGACTCACCCTCCATGGACGAACCTTGTGGAGGAACCCTTAGGTTTTTCGGGCAGTTTCCTCTTTAGTTTCACCATTATAACTTGTTTCTATGCAGGTTATACACACCAGTTTTGCAAGAGCTTTGAATTCTGTACCACCAAGGCCTGCAGTTTGGTCAAAATTTTCAGCTTCCCTTGAGGATGCAGTAAAAACATCAGTCCCTGCTCCATTGAGATGCATATACggtactcttattttttttaacattttttcctAGCTTGTGTTGCTATCGTTGTTCAATCCAACTTGAGAACTTCTTGGGTTGCTTTTGTGGTTTAGTTAtggtaattactttttgttaGTACCACATGTTATGGTTGATGAGCCATTCGTTTGATTTAACTAGCAACTTCCAGATATTGACATTATAATATGGGACTTGACCTACTTGGATACACCTCTTCTCCCATCCCTGGACATACCTTTgttaattcttttgtttgataagtaaagcaaatttattaaaagacaAGGAATGCAAAccaagtacacaggaaatatacaagaAGAGAATACCCTGTAAGGTCAAAAACAAGGGAAAAGAGCTCAAGAATCTACGAAGTTAGAGACATCTAGAAGGGTGTTAGCAAAGATCCACTCAAAGAGGGATTTAAGAAAACAAAGCTATAGATCCGAGCTCGTCTTCTCACAGTCATCGAAACTTCAAGCATTCATTTCTCTCAAAATACATCACGTTAAATAAGAAGGGATTACATTCCAAACAACATTAAAATCATTTCGTCTAAACCTTCTTTTCCAACATGCCAGAAGCTCCACATCCGTCTAGGCATAACACACTCTACTTCCAACATTCTAAAAACTAAATTTCACAAGTCTCTTGCAATATCACCATGAAGGAGGTGATTGGGGGTTTCCTCGCTCTTTTTGCATGTACAACACCAATCTATCACTATAATGTGACGCTTGTAGAGATTACCTATAGTGAgaatttttcctaaagatgCTGTCCACGTGAAGAAAACTATCCTCAAAGGAGCCTTAGGCCTctaaatgctcttccaagggcTAGAGTGGTTGACATTGGGAAGGAGaactttgtaaaatattttgaccTCAAAATATCTTCTCTTTGAAGGAACCCAACAACATTTATCTTCATCTCCCCGAATCCTCCTAACAGATTAgagcattgaaaaaaaaagttatagtatctacctcccaatcatgcactaatatgataaaattcatGTCCCAGTGCACCTTGTCGTTGTGAGCAAACATATATGGTTAGTGCTAACTATTAAACAACTTATTAGAAAGACAAGACAACCAATCAGAAATGTCACAAAATCCCTTGCCCATGGAGAATGCCCTCAACGACAAGGAACATGTACTAGGGTGTATGTGTGCCTCGTTCAGCCACTAGAGACTCGTGCAATGAAAAATAACTTCAGAAAGGATTCCTTCAATGGACAATTCCCACACCAAACTTCATGCTAAAACTTGACCCGAGAGCCATTACCCATCTTGATAGTAACAAAACTAGAGAAGGCATCCCAACTTCTCCTAATATGTTTCCACATACTCGCTTCATAAGGCCCGACAACAACTTCAACGCACCTACTGTTTGCCAAAGTACTGTATTTCTTTATCCACAACCTGTTGCCAAAAGGCATCTCTTTCCacaactgacgtagcggaagactaaggtaactaatcaaagagtagcgtctttgattctgcaaggagacgcgtcttcgtcttctacccaaaaagataaaaacaagcccgcaggctaaaagaaagataaaattccgcagagtatttgaaagagaattctctgatttgataataattcaatgagttttttgttttacaaaataagcaagcctatttatagaagaagaatacttgtagagaaagtaaacctacttctagtagagattctagagaaagtaaatctaatcttagtagagaaagtaaatctaatcctagtaggaaagtaaacataatcatagtaacaatagtaaatctaatcctataaggaaaggaaataaagtcctaataaaataaaataaaatcataatataaaattgacaatcagcgggaatcgtgacaatctttccttttgtacttccattgtttgagaacagataaaattttgatcaagcggcgctgctccaatattatttttgatattttctttattttcgtttttaccgaaaataaaggtaaatatcgtcctacattaGACACCCtcacttgaaaaaaactcgtcctcgagttttcTTCGGGACATAGCATGAATGGCTCCTCTGAAGAAAGGTACTTGGAGAAATCTACATAGATAACATCAAGACACGATCTTTTCTTTTCGTCTTCTTCcacaaaaatttctccaacgATTTCTTCTTTGATGTCATCTTCAACTTTACAGTTTTCTTCAAAGGAATCATCAATTTTCGTGGTTATCGTGATGAGTTGTGCCTGTGACGAAGGATGTGGTGGTTGTTCTTCCACTGGTGTAGTTGTTGGAACAAATATTTGTTGCTCCACAAATTGTTTCTCTAACGGCAACTCCAAATTAACTGCATCAACATCCTtttcaccataattaatattctcttcatAGACGGAGCGCCTATTTGGAGATTTATGAATATGGTTACGGACATGTCGAATGTGGCTTACATCATCATCAAGGAATTTGTCAACATAAGGATACTGAACGGGTTTCCTTCGGATCCCATAGTCATCCTGGGTATCCCTGTGCTTCCAAAGGGCACGCATTTGCATGCGTTCAAATATCTCCCACAACTGACGCATCTCCTGTTGCACTGTTTGTTGAAACTCCGGAAATTCGACTCTTGAAACAACATCTCTTTCATGAACGTCgtcgttatagaagttgttgttgtagtataagttggccatTGAATCCGAATAATGCCGGCTcggataccccatgaatttggctctCGAAAGAGTCCCTCCCCTACAAGCTAcgttgttggagaagtttgtcaccgttgcgctaattggtcatgatcaggataaagcttGCTCTGATACAAACTGACGTAgtggaagactaaggtaactaatcaaagagcagcgtcttttaTTCTGCAAgtagaagcgtcttcgtcttctacccaaaaagataaaaacaagcccgcaggctaaaagaaagataaaattccGCAGgatatttgagagagaattctctgatttgataataattcaatgagttttttgttttacaaaataagcaagcctatttatagaagagaaatacttatagagaaagtaaacctacttctagtagagaaagtaaatctaatcctagtagaaaaagtaaatctaatcctagtaggaaagtaaacataatcataGTAACAATAGTAAATCTAACCCtgtaaggaaaggaaataaagtcataataaaataaaataaaatcctaatataaaattgacaatcagcgggaatcgtgacaatctttccttttgtacttccattgtttgagaacggataaaattctgatcaagtaGCGCTgttccaatattatttttgatattttctttattttcgtttttaccgaaaataaaggtaaatatcgtcctacatcaacAACATACCTCCATAACCACTCTCCCAGTAGAGCCTAATTGAATGTAAGCAAACTCCTAATTCCCAAACCTTCTCCCAATTAACAAAATGGAACTTAAGACTCTTTATCTAAGCCACCCCACAAGAAATCCCTCTGCAATTTTTCTATCCAATTagcaccaaaaaaagaaaaaaaaagaagaagtagaagtaaaaaggaaaaaaagacgGGGGTTGGACTATTCCTCTATTTATCAGTGGGCTAATACCATTTCAAGCAAAAGCCCTTCTTAGACATGAAATTTCcatgattgtatttttcctacATAATGTGGAGCATTTATTTGCACATGTATACTTTGAATTTATTATGTTGAGAAAATTTCAAGGTTAATGGTGTTTTGTTATAAAGTGTTGCCCAAAATTTCTGCCACAGAGTTCTCTTCCAGCTTTGTATTATGGCGATTGGCTCCTCCTGAAATTCCAGCAGTATTGTCCTGTACAAGGTAATgaagtttattttcttttctttttggaccttttaattgtttatctGGTGCAATGGAAACTTTTGGCTACTACCTTTGTGTTGCTCTTTACTAGTTTTCCAAGGTAAGAGATAGAAGTagttcatcatcatcatcattatcattatcattgTTATTGTCATTTTCATCATCATTATCACTATCagcatcattatcattatcacTATCACCATCATTATctttatcattatcattatcattgTCATCATCACTATCATTCTCATTCTCATCATCATTATCACCATCAGCGTAATAGTGATGATCATTCTCATTttcatcatcattattattgTAATGATTACCATTATCGATATCGCTATCAATTTTACtttcattatcatcatcatcattttgattattattattatttcttttatcttgCTATTCTTTTATGGGCCATTGTTGGGTGCGATGCTAAAACTATGTTGGGGAGTTTGGGGGACGGGTGTGGTTTGTGAGAAAATTTTGGTAAGTATATTCTAAAATAGGGTCCCATTACCTACATGCACGACTGAAATTGAAAGGATGATGGTGGGCTTCCAAAAAGTGAAGCATAAGGGTGGCTACATATGACAAATGATAAACTGCTGTCCAATATTATGATATCTCCAGAAGAACATGTCTGGAATGAAGAAATTTCTGTCTAATTTAGTTTCTCCTGGATTCCTAAAGATTCTAATTTTTGTTCATACATTATGCATAGGTGTTTTCATGCCACTCCAGAGCTATGGGCTAGAAGAACAAATAATGATCTAGTTCATGACAACAATTCCAAGAACAAGACTTCCAAGAGAGGGAAGTTTGTGAAAAGAGCCAGGACTGAGCCACCTGTTGAAGCTCCTTATGTGCctcctaaactaaaaagaaccAATAAATCCTTTCCAGATAAAACAATTGACATATTTGAAGGCATGACAATTGTTGAGCTTGCCAAGCGTACCGGTGAGTCTATATCCACCGTGCAGGATATTCTTGTAAACGTTGGGGAAAAAGTTGAATCTGAGTTTGACCCCCTCAGTGTCGATATTGCGGAGCTGGTAGCAATGGTATTTCCCCTTCTTAGTCATATATATTACATAATGATCCCTCAAGTAACgtctcgattacttataaaaaaaagaaaacacaaatgATCTCTCATGTAACAACCTATAGCACCATATAGAGAATACTAGGAATAAATTTCCTGTACCGACTGAAAGATATTTAGTTCTCATCTCTCCTTAGCCATTTCTTTGTTCATCTATATTATCACTCAGTATCAAATGAATTTTAGTTGCTTTGGACACTTTTGGACTTAATTGTTATGTTATTACTTTCTCAGGAAGTTGGAATCAATGTTAGGAGGCTACACTCCAATGAAGGTGTGGAAATTTTACCCAGGCCTGCGGTTGTAACAGTTATGGGTCATGTTGATCATGGTAAAACTTCTCTTCTGGATGCTTTACGTCAAACCTCAGTGGCAGCAAAGGAAGCTGGAGGGATAACACAGCATCTTGGTGCTTTTGTTGTAAGTATGTCGTCAGGAGCAGCAATCACATTTCTAGACACCCCTGGTCATGCTGCATTCAGTGCAATGCGAGCAAGAGGGGCAGCAGTCACAGATATAGTAGTGCTAGTTGTAGCTGCTGATGATGGAGTGATGCCTCAAACACTTGAAGCCATGTCTCATGCAAAAGCAGCTAACGTGCCAATTGTTGTTGCAATTAATAAATGTGATAAACCAGCTGCTGAACCAGAAAGGGTAAAACTTCAGCTTGCTTCAGAGGGCTTGCTACTGGAAGAGATGGGTGGGGATGTTCAGGTGGTTCAAGTTTCAGCGATAAAGAAGACTGGATTGGATAGCTTGGAGGAGGCTTTGCTTCTCCAGGCTGAAATGATGGATCTGAAAGCACGTATTGATGGGCCTGCTCAAGCTTATGTGGTGGAGGCTAGACTTGACAGAGGACGGGGTCCATTGGCTACTGCAATAGTGAAGGCAGGGACTTTGGTTTGTGGTCAGCATGTGGTTGTGGGCTCACAGTGGGGCAGAATAAGGGGTATTAGGGATACAGTGGGGAAGTTGACAGAGAAGGCAACACCTGCAATGCCAGTCGAAATTGAAGGGCTGAAGGGGCTCCCAATGGCTGGTGAtgatattgttgttgtggacTCTGAGGAGCGTGCTAGAATGCTTAGTGAGGGGAGGAAAAGGAGATTTGATAAGGATAGGCTTAGAAAGATCAGTGAGGGGGCAACAGAAACTCTGGAATCATCAGATGAGGTGTTTAAGAGGGTTGAAATGCCAATAATAGTAAAAGCAGATGTTCAGGGCACTGTCCAAGCTGTCACCGATGCATTGAAGACTCTAAATAGCCCTCAGGTATGGCAAGATCAGTACTGCCTTGTATCCTGAATTTTGTGATCTCTTTATAGTTGTCAAGAATGTTCaaataattactttttgctttagccctttttttttttttttttttgataaggtGAATATTATATCCAAAAGAAACTGTACGAAGGCACAGAGCATACCCCagaaaaaaggcaaaaacatAATTAGGTTGGGCGAAGAGGAGGCTCCCACCAAGTTTAAAAACTAGACTAATCAAAATACAGAAAGATCATCTCCGAGATACCCCATGAACATTGAAGCATCTATTTTCCTGAGATGGGTTTGAGTCATGGAGGTCGTTGCTTTTAGTTCTTTCACTAAACAAAAATCCTGAACTACATTACTAACATGCATAGCGCGGTTGTTGTGGATCCAAGGATTTCATTCTTTCCATATGGCATAGACTGTTGCAGCAAACATGATTTTGCCATTCAAACTAAGTGGTGATGGTTGTTTGGTCTTCCTCACTGTATGATAACCAGTGATCGATCTCTGTTTTATCATATGTTAAATGCGGTCCTTTCAAAAATATACTCAAGTTTGAAATGCTCTTTGGGCTAAGTACACCAGAACAAAGAGTTCAGCTTATAAGTTTTTTCTTCCTACTGCTATTATATTGTTGTTTCTCTTTTACTACATATGATTTGAACCTATAATCTACTCAATCGGCCACCCTCTTCACTGAGTCTAGGCCAAGGGGCAGGTGCTGCTTTTAGTAAAACATTGGGGTTGTTACCTGAAAGTATTGTCTGGTATTTCACTGCTTCCTGAACTTGCCACTTATTGTAATTCATGCattcttcaatttatttgtCAGGTTTTTGTGAATGTCGTCCATGTTGGTGTTGGGCCCATTTCTCAATCTGATGTGGAACTAGATGTGGAACTAGCAAAAGCCTGTGGTGCTTGTATAGTTGGGTTCAACGTAAAAAGCCCACCTAATTCTCTGAGTCTGGCGGCGACTCAAGCCAGTATAAAGGTACTGACCTGTTCTCTCAATCTCAATCCTCTGATGAGAATGTTAAATTCGTTTTAATCCGTCAAGTTTAAGATTATGCTTTAATCTAAAAATACTATccttattattgttgttgtttctcTTGTTGGCTGTAGATAGTGTTGCACCGTGTGATCTATCACCTTTTGGAAGAAATGGGCAGTTTGATAGTAGACAAGGCCCCTGGGAGTTATGAGACACAGGTTTCCGGGGAGGCCGAGGTGCTGAACATATTTGAGCTCAAAGGAAGGAGCAAGTCGAAGGGAGATGATGTGAAAATTGCGGGCTGCCGGGTCATTGACGGCTGTGTCTCTAAATCATCAACCTTTAGGCTGTTGAGGAGTGGGGAAATTGTGTTTGAAGGATCCTGCTCCTCTCTCAAGCGGGAGAAGCAGGATGTGGAGAGCGTGAAAAAAGGAAGCGAGTGTGGAGTGGTGATTAGTGATTGGGATGATCTGCGGATTGGAGATGTCATCCAGTGCTTGCAGCAAGTTGTAAGGAAGCCAAAGTTCATTTCCTCAGAGAGTGGTGCTGTTCGAATCGAGTGCTGATATATCTCTTTTGCTAATAACATGTTCATTGACATATGATTTAGATTCTcctttttgatttgattaaggACAAGCAAATTCGTGTAATGTCGGGTCGTCAACGCGTGGACTTTCAGCAATTTTGCAGCTGTTGGTCCTGCCCAATTACTCAAATACTTCTGAGTGGCTACAGATTATGCGTAGGACAATTTTGGAAGGTCATAGTAAATTGTTTGGGAGTTGATATAAATTTTGTTGTACAATAATGAAACTTGTGATTATTGGATCGTAACATGAAGAGTAGaggaatttatttattgatactTTACAATTTTGATTGCCTATGAGAAGGTTCTACTATTCTATAGATCAAACAGTATATGTTTGAAAGAGTTTTCTTTATCACCAATCTCTGGATGGATTGCTCCCATCTTTATCTCCAATCTTGTATTCTTCCCTGGTTGGAGGTCCATAATACGTGTCCCACTTGCCGTCTCAAAGTGGAGCAAGAATGATGTTCATGCTTTTTTACTTCATTGATAGTTTTTGATTTTACTTCAGTTTTGACTTGATTTTACTTCATTTGGTCGAGGGGTGGTCTGGTTTTCTgcgttttgttttattttttaattttaatttttttatttgggataACTTTACTAAAGACCCTTGAACTTCCACCTGATTTGACAAACTCTCCaatctttaaaatttcttaatttagaccctcaaacttttaattgctctcaatttggattaTTCCGTtagatttagccgttaaaagtccttaaaaagactaaaatatttctcgtttttttttttcaaaaaaaaaaaaaaaaagcaaaaagcaaaatagaaaaaagaaaaaagaccaNNNNNNNNNNNNNNNNNNNNNNNNNNNNttttttttttttttttttttttaaatttggaagtaagggtaaatttgattttttttttttttgtgtttttttgttttttttttttaaaagtcaggggtataaacgtcgttgtttcacttttaacattttaaatctgacgaaggggtccaaattgagagcaattgaaagttcaggagtccaaattgagagattttaaagtttgaggaggtttgtcaaatcgggtaGAAAGTCATAGGTCtttagtgaagttacccctttttatttttacattttgtgttttgttttgttttgtttttttatttttttatttttattttttatttttatataaattttataagtgGACATTCTCAATTAAGTAGTAGTTTGAAGGATGTATGTTGactttttcctaaataattACTGTTTATTAGGTCTGACAATTTGACTTAACCCACAAACCTGACAAgaatctaacacaaaattagcggATTACGATTGAAAGGTTTGTTTGACTCATTTAGTTAAATTGGTCAGGTTATGATTgatctatataattttatattcttattttgacACGAATTGAACTCGACACATAATATTTAAggctga
This genomic interval from Corylus avellana chromosome ca3, CavTom2PMs-1.0 contains the following:
- the LOC132174777 gene encoding uncharacterized protein LOC132174777; this encodes MAWRGLTKKVIHTSFARALNSVPPRPAVWSKFSASLEDAVKTSVPAPLRCIYEFSSSFVLWRLAPPEIPAVLSCTRCFHATPELWARRTNNDLVHDNNSKNKTSKRGKFVKRARTEPPVEAPYVPPKLKRTNKSFPDKTIDIFEGMTIVELAKRTGESISTVQDILVNVGEKVESEFDPLSVDIAELVAMEVGINVRRLHSNEGVEILPRPAVVTVMGHVDHGKTSLLDALRQTSVAAKEAGGITQHLGAFVVSMSSGAAITFLDTPGHAAFSAMRARGAAVTDIVVLVVAADDGVMPQTLEAMSHAKAANVPIVVAINKCDKPAAEPERVKLQLASEGLLLEEMGGDVQVVQVSAIKKTGLDSLEEALLLQAEMMDLKARIDGPAQAYVVEARLDRGRGPLATAIVKAGTLVCGQHVVVGSQWGRIRGIRDTVGKLTEKATPAMPVEIEGLKGLPMAGDDIVVVDSEERARMLSEGRKRRFDKDRLRKISEGATETLESSDEVFKRVEMPIIVKADVQGTVQAVTDALKTLNSPQVFVNVVHVGVGPISQSDVELDVELAKACGACIVGFNVKSPPNSLSLAATQASIKIVLHRVIYHLLEEMGSLIVDKAPGSYETQVSGEAEVLNIFELKGRSKSKGDDVKIAGCRVIDGCVSKSSTFRLLRSGEIVFEGSCSSLKREKQDVESVKKGSECGVVISDWDDLRIGDVIQCLQQVVRKPKFISSESGAVRIEC